A portion of the Acidisarcina polymorpha genome contains these proteins:
- a CDS encoding nuclear transport factor 2 family protein: MKNAEANYPLLLSRRKLLIHGAMSTAGLALIGEAGAQTAAGGTKIGKAADSSITLQIYKGFSQNQLDLWDAVIHPDVKSNSPAGRNIDGIAALKRWNQSFIDSFRPRTDLVDHFVAGDRGLVTINLHWKHDRPFNGLAPTGKTGTSVENFILRIENGLVTRWDVADGSLDLAIYLHDEGLKMPTFVEPPALIKGVDLPF, encoded by the coding sequence ATGAAGAACGCTGAAGCGAACTACCCATTGCTGCTCTCACGTCGAAAGCTGCTCATTCATGGCGCAATGTCAACCGCAGGGTTGGCTCTCATTGGAGAAGCAGGAGCCCAGACAGCAGCAGGCGGAACGAAGATTGGCAAAGCAGCCGACTCCAGCATCACGCTGCAGATCTACAAAGGTTTCTCGCAGAACCAGCTCGATCTCTGGGACGCGGTAATACATCCTGACGTCAAGTCCAACAGCCCTGCAGGACGCAACATCGACGGTATCGCCGCGCTCAAACGTTGGAACCAGTCGTTCATTGACTCCTTCCGTCCACGGACTGATCTAGTCGATCACTTTGTCGCGGGAGATCGCGGCCTCGTCACGATCAACCTCCATTGGAAGCACGATCGTCCTTTCAACGGGCTCGCTCCGACTGGAAAGACGGGAACATCGGTAGAGAATTTCATCCTAAGGATTGAAAATGGCTTGGTCACGCGCTGGGACGTCGCTGACGGTTCACTTGACCTTGCCATTTACCTCCACGACGAGGGCTTGAAGATGCCCACGTTTGTCGAGCCGCCGGCGCTCATCAAGGGCGTGGATCTCCCTTTCTAG
- a CDS encoding SDR family NAD(P)-dependent oxidoreductase, with the protein MGALEGKVAIVTGGNSGIGLATAKRFVEEGAYVFITARRQSELDKAVAEIGHDVTAIAGDLAKIEDISKIATVVKAEKGVIDIIVSNAGFTERSMIEEITPEHFDKSFNLMARAPVFLVQKLLPLMTRKGSIILVSSAMHQMGFAGHTAYAAVKATNRSYARTWAAEFKDRGIRANTLSPGLTDTPILDSQAEGLDRQEVINGYVSAIPLGRAAEAVEIANAAVFLGSDQSSYVTGADLMVDGGIGQV; encoded by the coding sequence ATGGGCGCACTCGAGGGGAAAGTAGCCATTGTGACAGGCGGGAACAGCGGAATCGGTCTAGCGACCGCGAAGCGGTTCGTGGAGGAAGGCGCGTATGTCTTCATCACGGCACGGCGTCAGAGCGAACTGGATAAAGCAGTCGCGGAGATCGGTCACGACGTCACCGCAATCGCCGGAGATTTAGCGAAGATCGAGGATATAAGCAAAATCGCCACAGTAGTGAAGGCCGAGAAGGGCGTGATTGACATCATCGTGTCCAATGCCGGGTTCACGGAACGATCAATGATCGAGGAAATCACCCCCGAGCACTTCGACAAAAGTTTCAATCTAATGGCGCGCGCGCCGGTCTTTCTGGTGCAGAAACTCTTGCCGTTGATGACGCGCAAGGGATCCATCATCCTCGTCAGTTCCGCGATGCACCAGATGGGCTTCGCTGGTCACACGGCCTACGCCGCAGTAAAGGCTACGAACCGGTCCTATGCCCGAACCTGGGCTGCGGAGTTCAAGGACCGGGGCATTCGCGCCAACACCTTAAGCCCTGGCCTGACCGACACTCCCATCCTGGACAGCCAAGCCGAGGGGTTGGACCGTCAGGAAGTCATTAACGGCTATGTCAGCGCAATCCCGCTCGGCAGAGCGGCAGAAGCCGTAGAGATCGCGAATGCGGCCGTGTTCCTCGGATCGGATCAGAGTTCGTACGTCACTGGCGCTGACCTGATGGTGGACGGTGGGATTGGCCAGGTTTAA
- a CDS encoding SBBP repeat-containing protein — translation MTLVPFLRSLVFVYIQLSLGLALGHSQLGSKTETTNFPKSSFPAMAKVDEAAIATSYGKLVLSFEANEGQSDPQVKFLSRGSGYSLFLTDTSAVLALAPTPNVARSKQRSELGGAWALTAQKTKTDVLRMDLAGASHGRPMIGTDRLPGNANYFIGNDPAKWRTDVPTFAKVRFPAVYSGIDLVYYGNQRQLEFDFEVTPGADPNQIKLHFSGQDKLKLNSEGDLMIATNNNQVVLHKPVVYQLKTSDRQSEQASQREAVKGGFALLGGNTVEFRLGGYDKRRKLIIDPTLTYSTYLGGSGDDKGNGDYALGIAVDSGGNAYVTGVAWSAGFPVTKGAFQTSSDDQESSAFVTKMNPSGTALVYSTFLSGNFADQGNGIAVDAVGDAYVVGTTSSDHFPVTKDAIQGYNAGAQYGSPNAFISKLDSSGSSLLFSTYLGGSGRNYSGPPGDSGLAIAVDAHGNAYVTGQAYSDDFPVTDGAFQTYNMSMSEGSNAFVAKLNTTAPALIYSTYLGGSSDDTGNGIAVDAKGNAYLTGAAGSSDFPVTKGAFQVVNLEANAFVTKLNAAGSGLSYSTFLGGSSGEVGYSIAVDSSGSAYVTGSTSSMDFPITSKAFQKMNNAPPDGSSTAFVSKVDPGGTALIYSTYLGGTGGEDVGKGIAIDSSGDALVAGNGSEMGFPVTVDAFQKVAIFSQSTTAPFVTKLNANGSGLIYSTYLGGSGGEYGFGDEGSAIAADSLGSVYFTGTAQSLDFPVTSNAYQSYNGSGSVESNAFIAKFSFVPPIATVTSLTSDSNPQQLGIDVTFAARVRSVKGNGTPTGMMVFTVDGITMANEALDGSGRAVYMPGSLPMGKHTITATYSGDVVYSASGTSLTQTISPLAVSTPTFYPLAGTYPVATQFKIESATSGATIYYTTDGSRPTTESMRYTAPLTASTTETVRAIAVKGDVSSVPASGTYNIIPSAIPTETSIYSFRNPFYSGESMTFAAKVTGIEGSSPTGSVIFRHGAVVLGTASLAGGVASFTTSSLVPGIYSITAFYSGNQTFAASISTNLPQTVVGVAAPTFYPLPGTYQLPTQFIIETATPGAAIYYTTDGSTPTADSSTYTGAMTAFSTETIRAIAVSGGSTSATSSSTYSLQPSALTTDTSIKSSLNPSLLGQGIIFTATVKSASGRVPTGSVLFRHGATVIGKSTLSKGTATIAVSTLIPSTYSVTAFYMGNSTNAASISLNLVQVVNK, via the coding sequence ATGACACTCGTTCCATTCCTACGTTCGCTGGTTTTCGTTTACATCCAATTATCGCTGGGTCTAGCCTTAGGCCACTCGCAATTAGGGTCGAAGACTGAGACGACCAATTTTCCCAAAAGCTCCTTCCCCGCCATGGCGAAAGTGGATGAAGCAGCGATCGCAACCTCCTACGGCAAACTCGTTTTGAGCTTTGAAGCCAACGAAGGACAGAGCGACCCTCAGGTGAAATTTCTCTCTCGCGGATCCGGCTATTCCCTATTTCTTACTGACACCTCGGCCGTCTTGGCGTTAGCGCCGACACCTAATGTGGCTAGAAGTAAGCAACGATCCGAACTTGGGGGGGCCTGGGCATTAACTGCGCAGAAGACCAAAACGGACGTTCTGCGAATGGATCTAGCAGGGGCATCTCATGGCCGGCCGATGATCGGTACCGATAGGCTACCAGGCAACGCAAACTACTTTATCGGCAACGATCCGGCGAAGTGGCGCACGGATGTACCGACCTTTGCCAAAGTGAGGTTCCCTGCAGTCTATTCAGGCATCGACCTCGTCTACTACGGCAATCAACGGCAATTGGAGTTCGACTTTGAGGTCACCCCAGGCGCTGATCCAAATCAAATAAAGCTGCATTTTAGTGGGCAAGATAAGCTGAAGTTGAACTCTGAAGGTGACCTGATGATCGCCACCAATAACAACCAGGTTGTTCTCCATAAACCGGTGGTGTACCAACTAAAGACTAGCGATAGGCAAAGCGAACAAGCGAGTCAACGGGAGGCGGTTAAAGGAGGCTTCGCGCTCCTTGGGGGGAATACCGTTGAGTTTAGACTTGGCGGTTACGACAAGCGTCGCAAGCTGATAATCGATCCTACTCTAACTTATTCGACCTATCTGGGAGGCAGCGGGGACGATAAAGGCAACGGAGATTATGCCCTTGGCATCGCGGTCGACAGTGGCGGAAATGCCTATGTCACGGGGGTTGCATGGTCTGCAGGCTTCCCAGTGACTAAGGGAGCCTTTCAGACATCCAGTGATGACCAAGAAAGCAGTGCATTTGTAACCAAAATGAACCCGTCGGGCACAGCATTAGTCTATTCGACGTTTTTGAGTGGGAACTTCGCGGATCAAGGCAATGGTATCGCTGTCGACGCAGTTGGGGACGCCTATGTAGTGGGAACCACATCATCCGACCATTTTCCAGTGACTAAAGATGCGATCCAGGGCTATAACGCTGGGGCTCAGTATGGCTCACCAAACGCTTTCATCTCAAAGCTCGATTCGTCGGGTTCGTCTTTGCTTTTCTCTACCTACCTGGGCGGAAGCGGGCGAAACTACTCAGGTCCGCCGGGTGACTCTGGGCTCGCCATTGCTGTGGATGCTCACGGCAATGCCTATGTTACGGGACAAGCGTACTCCGACGACTTTCCAGTGACCGACGGCGCGTTCCAGACTTACAACATGTCAATGTCAGAAGGTTCGAACGCTTTTGTTGCCAAACTGAATACGACCGCACCGGCCCTCATCTACTCAACGTACTTAGGCGGTAGCAGCGATGACACAGGAAACGGGATCGCCGTCGATGCCAAGGGCAATGCCTATTTGACAGGAGCGGCGGGTTCTAGCGACTTTCCAGTAACTAAGGGAGCTTTTCAGGTTGTTAATTTAGAGGCGAATGCATTTGTCACTAAGTTAAATGCTGCAGGTTCGGGGCTAAGCTATTCGACCTTTCTTGGAGGAAGTAGTGGAGAGGTCGGCTATTCCATCGCGGTAGACAGTTCTGGATCTGCGTATGTGACTGGCAGCACATCCTCGATGGACTTTCCCATTACTAGCAAAGCCTTCCAGAAAATGAACAATGCCCCACCAGATGGATCCAGCACTGCTTTCGTTTCAAAGGTTGATCCGGGTGGCACCGCGCTAATCTACTCGACATACCTTGGGGGTACAGGGGGCGAAGACGTGGGAAAAGGAATCGCCATTGATAGCTCAGGAGATGCTCTCGTAGCGGGAAACGGATCCGAGATGGGTTTTCCGGTGACAGTCGATGCTTTTCAGAAGGTCGCGATATTTAGCCAAAGCACCACTGCTCCGTTTGTAACCAAATTGAATGCGAACGGGTCTGGGCTCATCTACTCGACTTATTTGGGAGGTAGCGGTGGGGAGTATGGTTTTGGTGATGAAGGATCCGCCATCGCGGCGGATAGTTTAGGCAGCGTCTACTTCACAGGCACGGCTCAGTCGCTTGACTTTCCTGTTACCAGCAATGCCTATCAGTCTTACAACGGAAGTGGCAGCGTTGAGTCAAACGCGTTCATTGCCAAGTTTTCTTTCGTGCCACCGATCGCTACCGTCACGAGTTTGACCTCGGACAGCAATCCACAGCAACTGGGAATCGACGTGACATTCGCTGCCCGAGTTAGATCAGTGAAAGGCAATGGAACTCCCACTGGAATGATGGTCTTCACGGTGGACGGGATTACGATGGCCAATGAAGCGCTCGACGGCTCCGGCCGTGCTGTTTATATGCCCGGTTCACTTCCGATGGGCAAGCATACGATCACAGCCACATATTCTGGCGATGTGGTTTACTCCGCAAGCGGCACCAGCTTGACTCAAACGATCAGTCCGTTAGCCGTATCGACTCCAACATTCTACCCTCTGGCAGGCACCTACCCAGTGGCTACGCAGTTTAAGATCGAGAGCGCAACGAGCGGCGCAACGATCTATTACACGACGGACGGTTCGCGCCCCACAACCGAGTCGATGAGGTACACGGCCCCGCTCACTGCTTCTACGACTGAAACGGTTAGAGCCATTGCAGTAAAGGGTGACGTCAGCAGCGTACCGGCGAGTGGTACCTACAATATCATCCCATCAGCAATCCCGACTGAGACATCAATTTATTCTTTCAGGAATCCCTTCTACTCAGGGGAGTCGATGACGTTTGCCGCTAAAGTGACGGGAATCGAAGGATCGAGTCCAACCGGATCGGTAATTTTTAGGCATGGAGCAGTGGTATTGGGGACGGCCAGTTTAGCTGGTGGAGTCGCAAGTTTCACGACGAGCTCCCTTGTTCCGGGAATTTACAGCATCACAGCCTTCTACTCTGGTAACCAGACTTTTGCAGCAAGCATCTCGACAAACCTTCCTCAAACCGTCGTCGGAGTTGCAGCGCCGACGTTCTATCCTCTCCCTGGGACATACCAATTGCCAACGCAGTTCATCATTGAAACAGCTACGCCTGGAGCCGCGATCTATTACACAACGGACGGATCCACTCCCACGGCAGACTCAAGCACGTACACCGGAGCGATGACCGCTTTCTCTACTGAGACGATCCGCGCGATTGCGGTGAGTGGAGGATCTACAAGCGCAACATCCTCGTCGACCTACTCTCTACAACCATCGGCCCTCACCACAGATACGTCTATCAAATCCTCGTTGAATCCTTCGCTCCTGGGGCAAGGAATCATATTCACTGCTACTGTGAAGTCCGCTTCTGGACGAGTGCCTACCGGAAGCGTTCTTTTCAGACATGGGGCAACGGTGATCGGCAAATCGACTCTAAGCAAGGGAACGGCAACAATTGCGGTATCTACACTCATACCTAGCACCTACAGCGTTACCGCCTTTTACATGGGTAACTCGACCAATGCAGCGAGCATCTCATTGAATCTTGTCCAAGTGGTGAACAAATAG
- a CDS encoding nuclear transport factor 2 family protein has protein sequence MKRQVGKLFLVLLSSTFAALGQSPQSPQMVPSTNSNIASDTMDVQHVLDAYHAAILAHDGARLASLFLPQGSTWINVLSDEAYARVKAKTPNATRVRVGSYTDFVKLVSSSKASFNPTHTNMSIHTDGTVASVYFDFIFLVDGKETNRGSEIWVLLKSEGGWRIADITYSSNPRL, from the coding sequence ATGAAACGACAAGTTGGCAAGCTATTCCTTGTGCTGCTAAGTTCGACCTTTGCTGCTCTAGGCCAGAGCCCACAGTCCCCGCAGATGGTTCCGTCTACCAATAGCAACATCGCATCGGACACCATGGATGTGCAGCACGTACTTGATGCTTACCACGCGGCGATTCTCGCTCACGATGGAGCGCGACTCGCCAGCCTGTTTCTTCCTCAGGGGAGCACCTGGATCAACGTGCTTTCTGACGAAGCCTACGCGCGTGTCAAAGCCAAGACGCCGAATGCGACAAGGGTTCGCGTCGGTAGTTATACAGACTTTGTCAAGCTGGTATCCTCTTCGAAGGCAAGCTTCAATCCGACCCACACAAACATGAGCATTCACACCGACGGAACAGTGGCCTCCGTGTACTTCGACTTCATCTTCCTGGTTGATGGAAAGGAAACAAATCGCGGAAGCGAGATCTGGGTCCTTTTGAAGTCGGAAGGTGGATGGAGGATTGCCGATATCACTTATTCATCAAATCCCCGTCTATGA
- a CDS encoding linear amide C-N hydrolase: protein MRTIRDFRGMLMGLIVSIALYAAAASVFACTRVLYVANDGTVMVGRSMDWGEDLRSNMWVLPRGMHRDGRGGANSVSWVSKYGSVIVTGYDIGTSEGMNEAGLVTNLLALVESDYGKPASGGKVISMSTWAQYVLDNHATVAEAVADLQKEEFRVQTIVLATGRPANMHLAISDATGDSAIFEYVNGKLVIHHGKQYKVLTNSPTYDQQLAIMEYWKDAGGLSKSLPGTSRAADRFVRATFLAGAIPVEASPKYISGSPQQKFQYQAAMSVLSVMRSVGTPLGYSLDDQPWVSSTIWRTVSDSTNHVVMFDSAMTPATFWVKLDDLDFKPDAPVKKLELVGGKTYSGNATDKFVDAKMFEFADLNDLYEPPAK, encoded by the coding sequence ATGCGAACGATTCGCGATTTTCGCGGAATGCTGATGGGACTTATTGTCTCGATTGCGTTGTATGCCGCCGCTGCTTCGGTTTTTGCCTGCACACGGGTACTCTACGTCGCGAACGATGGAACGGTCATGGTCGGCCGCTCCATGGATTGGGGGGAAGATTTGCGTTCGAACATGTGGGTGCTGCCAAGAGGTATGCATCGCGATGGCAGGGGTGGCGCAAACAGCGTTTCGTGGGTTTCCAAATATGGCAGCGTCATCGTCACCGGCTACGACATCGGGACCTCTGAGGGAATGAACGAGGCTGGCTTGGTCACGAACCTGCTTGCGCTGGTCGAGTCGGATTACGGCAAGCCGGCTTCGGGCGGAAAAGTGATCTCCATGAGCACCTGGGCGCAGTATGTTCTCGACAACCATGCGACTGTTGCCGAGGCAGTCGCCGACCTGCAGAAGGAGGAGTTTCGCGTCCAGACTATTGTGCTGGCTACCGGCCGCCCGGCAAACATGCACTTGGCAATCTCGGACGCTACCGGAGACTCGGCTATCTTCGAGTATGTCAATGGCAAGCTCGTCATCCACCACGGCAAGCAGTACAAGGTGTTGACCAACTCCCCGACCTACGATCAGCAACTGGCGATCATGGAATATTGGAAGGACGCCGGCGGATTGTCGAAGTCGTTGCCGGGCACCTCGCGCGCAGCGGACCGCTTTGTTCGTGCAACTTTCCTCGCGGGCGCCATCCCCGTCGAGGCATCCCCGAAGTACATCAGCGGATCGCCTCAGCAGAAGTTCCAGTACCAGGCGGCGATGTCGGTACTTTCGGTGATGCGCAGCGTCGGCACGCCGTTGGGATATTCACTGGACGATCAACCCTGGGTCTCCTCGACGATCTGGCGAACGGTGAGCGATAGCACGAACCACGTCGTGATGTTCGACTCGGCGATGACCCCGGCGACGTTCTGGGTGAAACTCGATGATCTGGACTTCAAGCCGGACGCGCCGGTCAAGAAGTTGGAGCTGGTCGGCGGGAAGACTTACAGCGGGAATGCTACAGATAAGTTTGTTGATGCGAAGATGTTCGAGTTTGCCGATTTGAACGATTTATACGAGCCTCCGGCGAAATAG
- a CDS encoding helix-turn-helix transcriptional regulator, whose translation MSARLDTYDGALPTAARNELGDFLRSRRAKLSAEALGLSKQRRRRTPGLRREEVAERAGIGVDWYIRLEQGRTVSPSSATVDALAKALCLSKVEHSHLRALATTSHRAAFCRETVPDELRRMIEGLNNPAYIAGRRWDVLAWNDAAADLFPDLTRVSQEECNCLILIFESPLMKNLYGRSWEVHAKHMLSSFRATYDFWADDPAFIELRERLRRACPDFESWWESHEVTNAFGLRKELHHPRRGLIGFDIVSFQANDDPSLKLVMYTPLAQRITPPM comes from the coding sequence ATGAGTGCGAGATTAGATACATACGATGGAGCGCTGCCCACGGCAGCAAGGAATGAGCTGGGAGATTTTCTGAGATCCCGTCGTGCAAAGTTGTCCGCAGAAGCTCTTGGTTTGAGCAAACAGCGGCGGCGGCGTACACCCGGCCTGCGCCGGGAGGAGGTCGCGGAGCGAGCAGGCATCGGAGTGGACTGGTACATTCGATTGGAACAAGGCCGAACCGTAAGCCCCTCGTCAGCAACAGTCGACGCCCTGGCTAAGGCTCTATGTCTGAGCAAAGTCGAACACTCACACCTGCGGGCTTTGGCCACAACCTCCCATCGTGCCGCATTTTGCCGCGAGACGGTGCCGGATGAATTGCGCAGAATGATCGAAGGTCTGAACAATCCCGCCTATATAGCCGGTCGAAGATGGGATGTTCTCGCCTGGAATGATGCAGCGGCTGATCTCTTTCCGGACCTTACTCGAGTGTCCCAGGAAGAGTGCAATTGCCTCATACTGATATTCGAGTCCCCTCTGATGAAGAATCTGTATGGACGATCCTGGGAGGTGCATGCGAAGCACATGCTCTCTTCGTTTCGCGCCACATATGATTTTTGGGCCGACGATCCGGCTTTCATTGAGCTTCGGGAAAGGCTCCGACGGGCATGTCCCGATTTTGAGAGTTGGTGGGAGTCGCACGAAGTCACCAACGCTTTCGGCTTGCGAAAGGAGCTTCATCATCCTCGACGAGGCCTGATCGGCTTTGACATCGTCTCGTTTCAAGCGAACGATGATCCGTCGTTGAAGCTTGTGATGTATACACCGCTGGCACAGCGTATTACGCCGCCCATGTAG
- a CDS encoding TetR/AcrR family transcriptional regulator, with protein MSTSNKLGRPTAFDKEAALDVAMRLFWERGYEGTSMADLSQAMGIHPSSIYAAFGDKQALFALAAKRYMEVPGQYMVRALAEPTFERFIQAAFYNTVEFLGGKEYPASCFTLTGSLSCGVDTEPAKALMLDIRLRNEAVLKSRLQKAKKAGEFPREENIDDFTRYLSSLFSGLAVQAANGSTRAQLKRTAELALRHLGIRTRSEESSKAPTHATE; from the coding sequence ATGAGCACCTCGAACAAGCTCGGAAGACCTACCGCATTCGACAAAGAGGCCGCCCTGGATGTCGCTATGCGTTTGTTCTGGGAGCGGGGTTACGAGGGCACGTCCATGGCGGATCTCTCGCAGGCTATGGGCATTCATCCGTCCAGCATCTATGCGGCCTTCGGTGATAAGCAGGCACTGTTCGCGCTTGCGGCGAAACGTTATATGGAGGTGCCCGGGCAGTACATGGTGCGAGCGCTTGCAGAGCCGACGTTCGAGAGGTTCATCCAGGCTGCGTTTTACAACACAGTCGAGTTCTTGGGTGGCAAGGAATACCCAGCGAGTTGCTTCACCTTGACTGGCTCGCTGTCCTGTGGCGTAGACACTGAACCCGCGAAGGCTCTGATGCTTGACATACGGCTTCGAAATGAAGCCGTCCTTAAGTCTCGTCTTCAGAAGGCCAAGAAGGCTGGGGAGTTTCCGAGAGAGGAGAATATCGACGACTTCACCCGTTACCTTTCGTCACTCTTCAGCGGTCTTGCCGTTCAAGCCGCGAACGGCTCTACGAGAGCTCAACTGAAGCGCACCGCTGAACTAGCCTTGAGGCATCTTGGGATCCGCACGCGAAGCGAGGAAAGTTCTAAAGCACCCACTCATGCCACCGAGTAA
- a CDS encoding amidase family protein: MAIATAEGNLKVSFGPFSTVQQLSSALNRNELSAEELLMATVARIEAVNPTVNAIVAMNVDVARKAARESDERRAANAVRGPLDGIPMTVKDSIAVEGFPATSGFPPLANYRPSSDAPSVARLRHAGVTIVGKTNLSTMASDFQSDNPIFGTTRNPWNLEMTTGGSSGGAAAALAAGMIPLEFGSDIGGSVRQPAHFCGIYAHKPTFEIYPQRGHVPPPPAVLSIADMGVLGPMARCAEDLNLALEALLLDEGSTGRGRWIPEIPPPRFARLSEARIAVWSNDDAFPVDRATADMMETVATRLEKAGAAVDRNARPFSNLTEVADAYFQLLMPLLLGSYTQNDLEAMLERSPNAKFVKLIHAGARQTSAWMAKAKETQAIAISSWRTFFERFDVLICPVAPHTAFQHNLSLPSVERELVVQDRRYPYWDHVVWCGALANFAYLPATARPITCTSDGLPMGIQVVGPYLEDRTPIHAALLMDDLFGGFVQPPPFEEDRHL; the protein is encoded by the coding sequence ATGGCAATCGCAACTGCCGAAGGTAATTTGAAAGTCTCGTTTGGTCCCTTTTCCACTGTGCAGCAGCTCTCCTCCGCGCTAAACAGAAATGAGTTGAGCGCAGAGGAGTTGTTGATGGCGACCGTCGCTCGAATTGAAGCAGTCAACCCCACTGTTAACGCCATCGTCGCTATGAACGTGGATGTCGCCAGGAAGGCGGCAAGGGAAAGCGATGAGAGGCGCGCGGCAAATGCCGTTCGCGGGCCGCTCGACGGTATACCAATGACCGTAAAGGACAGCATTGCTGTCGAGGGGTTTCCGGCCACGTCAGGCTTTCCCCCGCTGGCAAACTATCGCCCGAGCTCCGACGCGCCGAGCGTAGCGCGATTGAGACATGCAGGCGTCACGATCGTTGGCAAAACGAATCTGTCCACAATGGCTAGCGACTTTCAGAGCGACAATCCGATTTTCGGGACTACGCGCAACCCTTGGAACCTGGAGATGACAACTGGAGGTTCCTCGGGAGGCGCAGCAGCGGCCCTCGCTGCAGGGATGATTCCGCTGGAGTTCGGTAGTGATATCGGCGGATCGGTTCGCCAACCGGCTCACTTCTGCGGCATCTACGCACATAAACCGACGTTCGAAATCTATCCGCAACGAGGCCACGTTCCGCCGCCGCCCGCGGTACTGAGCATAGCCGACATGGGAGTACTCGGACCGATGGCAAGGTGCGCCGAGGACTTGAACCTGGCGCTGGAAGCTCTACTCCTTGACGAAGGCAGCACAGGCCGAGGCAGATGGATACCTGAAATACCACCTCCCCGCTTCGCACGTCTTTCAGAAGCCCGCATTGCGGTCTGGTCAAACGATGATGCGTTCCCGGTAGATCGCGCTACTGCCGACATGATGGAAACGGTCGCCACGCGTCTTGAAAAGGCAGGTGCTGCTGTAGATCGAAACGCTCGACCGTTTTCTAATCTGACCGAAGTCGCCGACGCCTACTTTCAGCTCCTCATGCCCCTGCTGCTCGGGAGTTACACGCAGAACGATTTGGAAGCCATGTTGGAACGTAGCCCCAATGCAAAGTTTGTGAAACTGATCCACGCCGGCGCGCGTCAGACTTCCGCGTGGATGGCTAAAGCGAAGGAAACTCAAGCGATTGCAATCTCATCGTGGCGTACTTTTTTTGAACGATTTGACGTTTTAATCTGCCCCGTAGCACCCCACACCGCATTCCAACACAATCTTTCGCTTCCATCCGTCGAACGCGAGTTGGTGGTGCAAGACCGCCGCTACCCTTATTGGGATCATGTTGTCTGGTGCGGAGCACTCGCGAATTTTGCTTATCTTCCGGCGACAGCCAGACCAATCACCTGCACCTCCGACGGACTTCCGATGGGGATCCAAGTCGTAGGGCCATATCTGGAAGACCGAACACCGATCCACGCGGCCCTGCTAATGGACGATCTATTCGGAGGCTTCGTACAGCCTCCCCCATTTGAGGAAGATAGACATCTGTGA
- a CDS encoding SDR family NAD(P)-dependent oxidoreductase gives MGKLTGKVAVVTGASKGIGAGIAKAFGREGASVVVNYASDKAGAERVAKEIESAGGKALVVGASVAKVSDIETLFAEVKQHFGKIDVLVNNAGVFGPTPLEDLTEAEYDRQFNTNVKGLLFTTKSALPLFGESGGSVINISSVVAKGTFPGISVYGGTKGAVDTITGVLSKELGAKKIRVNAINPGLIVTEGTDAAGYTGGNSEFEKMVLAGTPLGRLGQTSDVADVAVFLASDDSRWVSGSTLDVAGGNR, from the coding sequence ATGGGCAAGCTGACAGGCAAGGTCGCGGTAGTCACGGGAGCCTCCAAGGGCATCGGGGCAGGTATTGCAAAGGCATTTGGCCGCGAAGGTGCGAGCGTTGTGGTGAACTATGCATCGGACAAAGCCGGTGCGGAACGTGTCGCCAAAGAGATCGAGTCTGCCGGCGGTAAGGCCCTGGTGGTAGGTGCAAGCGTGGCCAAGGTCTCTGACATCGAGACACTGTTCGCCGAGGTGAAGCAGCACTTCGGCAAGATAGACGTGCTGGTGAACAATGCCGGTGTCTTTGGCCCTACGCCACTCGAAGACCTGACGGAAGCCGAGTACGATCGCCAGTTCAACACGAATGTTAAAGGCCTGCTGTTTACCACCAAGTCTGCGCTGCCGCTCTTCGGCGAGTCCGGCGGAAGCGTCATCAACATCAGCTCCGTCGTGGCTAAAGGCACGTTTCCAGGCATCAGCGTGTACGGCGGAACCAAGGGAGCGGTCGACACCATCACCGGCGTGCTTTCGAAGGAATTGGGCGCAAAGAAGATTCGGGTGAATGCGATCAATCCCGGCCTGATCGTGACCGAAGGCACTGACGCTGCCGGGTATACGGGTGGGAACTCGGAGTTCGAGAAGATGGTGCTGGCAGGCACGCCGCTTGGCCGCCTCGGACAGACCTCTGACGTGGCGGACGTGGCGGTGTTTCTTGCTTCTGACGACTCGCGTTGGGTAAGCGGCTCCACGCTTGATGTTGCGGGTGGCAACCGCTAA
- a CDS encoding transposase, protein MCAGLGSRSAPRDAKTHGRRPVTRGSCTRAGEVNLQVPKLRSLPFKTAIIERYRRAAPRREHHPGLVGPRVSASTVGDLNQCSNVPKEQTFPAIWVDNDKAWHHSHTRSQRLSST, encoded by the coding sequence ATCTGTGCGGGGCTCGGAAGTAGGAGCGCACCGAGGGACGCAAAGACACACGGGCGGCGGCCAGTTACACGCGGCAGCTGCACCAGGGCCGGCGAAGTGAACCTGCAGGTGCCGAAGCTGCGCAGCCTTCCCTTCAAGACGGCGATCATCGAGCGCTATCGGCGCGCCGCGCCGCGTCGAGAACATCACCCAGGCTTAGTGGGGCCGCGGGTGAGCGCCTCGACGGTCGGCGATCTGAACCAATGTAGCAATGTACCGAAAGAGCAAACTTTTCCGGCAATTTGGGTAGATAATGATAAAGCTTGGCATCACTCTCACACTCGGAGCCAACGACTTTCTTCGACGTAG